The Heterodontus francisci isolate sHetFra1 chromosome 43, sHetFra1.hap1, whole genome shotgun sequence genome window below encodes:
- the LOC137355707 gene encoding cyclin-dependent kinase 4 inhibitor D-like, whose product MSKNIRGGNRLATAAALGNWQEVKRLLTQEKVNVNAVNEYGHTALQVMMLGSTLVAEELLKNGAEPNIQNNWGFTLAHDVAQSGFLDTMTVLTKYKADVNIKNAAGCLPIHLAAQEGYLDLVQYLTPRSDILHKNSSGQTPLDLARASNRTEVVAWLEQQLQAIESQIIV is encoded by the exons ATGAGCAAAAACATCCGAGGCGGGAACCGGCTAGCCACGGCTGCCGCGCTGGGAAACTGGCAAGAGGTGAAGCGTCTGCTGACCCAAGAGAAAGTGAATGTTAATGCGGTGAATGAATACGGACACACCGCACTGCAG GTGATGATGCTGGGCAGCACCTTGGTCGCAGAGGAACTGCTGAAGAACGGGGCAGAGCCCAATATTCAGAATAATTGGGGCTTCACCCTGGCACATGATGTGGCCCAGAGTGGTTTCTTGGATACCATGACAGTCCTGACAAAATACAAGGCGGATGTGAATATCAAGAATGCTGCGGGCTGCCTGCCCATTCACCTGGCTGCCCAAGAGGGCTACTTGGACCTTGTCCAGTACCTGACTCCAAGGTCAGACATCTTGCACAAGAACTCCAGTGGGCAAACCCCACTGGACCTGGCAAGAGCATCCAACAGAACTGAAGTAGTGGCCTGGTTGGAGCAGCAGTTGCAGGCTATTGAGAGCCAAATCATAGTTTGA